A window of the Thiomicrospira microaerophila genome harbors these coding sequences:
- a CDS encoding nitroreductase family protein gives MFKKLVRQRRTAYQFLDKSLDKDLVNQCIDAAIWAPNHGLTEPWRFFVLGNQTKQSLMTIYAQLRADKRAEPGSEEHQTIYQKACQRFLANPAMVLVGQLKSSNPVTYKEDYAACSCAIQNFQLMATEFGLGVQWSTGPIIEANETYSILKINPEEIELIGLLYMGYPSCDSNQIRKPVAEVTQYYP, from the coding sequence ATGTTTAAAAAATTGGTTAGACAACGACGAACAGCTTATCAGTTTTTGGATAAATCATTAGACAAGGATCTGGTTAATCAGTGTATTGATGCTGCTATATGGGCACCAAATCATGGTTTAACCGAACCTTGGCGTTTTTTTGTCTTAGGTAATCAAACGAAACAGAGTTTGATGACTATTTACGCCCAGCTGCGAGCTGATAAACGTGCCGAACCTGGTTCTGAAGAACATCAGACTATCTATCAAAAAGCGTGTCAGCGTTTTTTGGCTAATCCGGCGATGGTTTTAGTGGGTCAACTGAAATCAAGTAATCCGGTTACCTATAAAGAAGATTATGCCGCTTGTAGCTGTGCGATTCAAAATTTTCAACTTATGGCAACAGAATTTGGTTTAGGTGTGCAATGGAGTACAGGCCCTATTATCGAGGCGAATGAAACCTATTCCATACTCAAAATTAATCCAGAAGAAATTGAATTAATTGGGTTGTTGTATATGGGTTACCCCAGCTGTGACAGCAATCAAATTCGTAAACCTGTTGCTGAAGTAACGCAATATTATCCTTAA
- a CDS encoding thiol:disulfide interchange protein DsbA/DsbL, with protein sequence MLRRRLLQLSGLAFLGGLSKQAWSSVRPGVDYKNLRQIQSIAPHHKQVTEVFFYGCPHCYNLQDSLYQWLRRKPRDVHFERLPAVLNNPSWVFMAKVYYAAEDLGIIDRSNQAFFDALHRDKLPLNNLASIARFHSQFGVTEQAFTDSFNSFKVDQAVRRAQRLTEAFGVEGVPSIVVNGKFLTSLSMSGSQDKLWQNVDQLLEL encoded by the coding sequence ATGCTTAGACGACGTTTATTACAGCTTAGCGGACTCGCCTTTTTAGGCGGGTTGAGCAAACAGGCCTGGTCATCTGTTCGACCTGGTGTTGATTATAAAAACCTACGTCAAATACAATCGATAGCTCCTCATCATAAGCAAGTTACCGAGGTGTTTTTTTATGGTTGTCCGCACTGCTACAACCTGCAGGACAGCCTGTACCAGTGGCTTCGCCGTAAGCCACGCGATGTGCATTTTGAACGTCTTCCTGCGGTTCTCAACAACCCAAGTTGGGTGTTTATGGCTAAGGTTTATTATGCTGCGGAAGATCTCGGTATTATTGACCGCTCAAACCAAGCTTTTTTTGACGCACTCCACCGTGATAAGCTACCCCTTAACAATCTGGCATCGATTGCTCGGTTCCATAGCCAATTTGGTGTTACCGAGCAAGCTTTCACAGACAGCTTTAATTCGTTCAAAGTAGATCAAGCCGTGCGTCGAGCACAGCGATTAACTGAAGCTTTTGGTGTTGAGGGTGTGCCCAGTATTGTTGTGAACGGCAAATTTTTAACTAGCCTTTCAATGAGCGGTAGCCAAGATAAACTTTGGCAGAATGTAGATCAGTTATTAGAACTTTAG
- a CDS encoding acetolactate synthase large subunit gives MQAAKLFVKCLEDEGVEYIFGIPGEENLDLVDALLDSDIEFITTRHEQGAAFMADVYGRLTGKAGVCLSTLGPGATNLVTGVADANMDNAPLVAIAGQAATNRMHKESHQVVDLVSMFKPISKYATQILEPETIPEVIRKAFKLAQAEKPGASFIDFPENIADMETECLPLKVTQTRLTTASEQLIKQAALSLQQAKSPLILVGNGAVRAKAGGEVYAFAKQLNIPTVNTFMAKGIIPFYKNPTAMGTAGLQKGDYENGGFSKADLVICIGFDMVEYHPHLWNPNHNHQIIHIDTLPAEVDSSYMPDIELVGDIAKNIQSLRSLLNQAKPTQLDHPLRDATKEEMNRCSDSNAFPLLPQKIIWDLRTAMNYDDIAICDVGAHKMWMARMFRAEKPNTCIISNGFAGMGIAVPGAIAAKLAFPERAIVAVTGDAGFMMNSQEIETALRCNTPIVILIWNDSQYGLIEWKQKRKYGRAAYIDFQNPDFVQYAQSFGAKGYRIEAADQLLPVLKQALKDNTVSIIDCPVDYSQNDRLTQLLGNVISELQS, from the coding sequence ATGCAAGCTGCCAAACTGTTTGTTAAATGTCTTGAAGACGAAGGCGTAGAGTATATTTTTGGTATCCCTGGAGAAGAAAATCTTGACCTGGTAGATGCACTACTCGATTCTGACATTGAGTTTATCACCACACGCCACGAACAGGGTGCGGCCTTTATGGCCGATGTTTATGGACGGCTAACCGGCAAAGCCGGTGTGTGCTTGTCAACCCTTGGACCGGGTGCCACTAACCTAGTAACCGGGGTCGCTGATGCAAATATGGATAACGCGCCATTGGTCGCGATTGCCGGACAAGCGGCGACCAATCGCATGCACAAAGAATCTCACCAAGTAGTTGATCTGGTGAGTATGTTTAAGCCGATTAGTAAATACGCAACTCAAATTCTTGAACCTGAAACTATCCCGGAAGTCATTCGTAAAGCCTTTAAGCTAGCACAAGCGGAAAAACCCGGCGCCAGCTTTATAGACTTTCCGGAAAACATAGCCGATATGGAAACGGAGTGTTTACCTCTTAAGGTAACTCAAACCCGGCTAACAACCGCATCAGAACAATTAATTAAACAAGCCGCATTAAGCTTGCAACAAGCTAAAAGTCCGCTGATTCTGGTTGGTAATGGTGCAGTACGTGCAAAAGCGGGTGGTGAAGTTTATGCTTTTGCTAAACAACTCAATATTCCTACCGTCAATACCTTTATGGCTAAGGGCATTATCCCTTTTTATAAAAATCCAACCGCTATGGGTACAGCGGGCTTACAAAAAGGCGACTATGAAAACGGTGGTTTCTCTAAAGCAGACCTGGTGATTTGTATTGGGTTTGATATGGTGGAATATCATCCACATCTTTGGAACCCAAACCATAACCACCAGATTATTCATATCGATACCCTACCGGCTGAAGTTGACTCAAGTTATATGCCCGATATTGAACTGGTTGGTGATATTGCTAAGAATATTCAATCTTTACGTAGCCTGCTTAATCAAGCCAAACCAACTCAGCTTGATCATCCTTTACGTGATGCGACTAAAGAAGAAATGAACCGATGTTCTGACAGTAATGCTTTTCCATTGTTACCACAAAAAATCATTTGGGACTTACGCACCGCAATGAATTATGACGATATCGCTATTTGCGATGTCGGTGCCCATAAAATGTGGATGGCACGGATGTTTCGCGCAGAAAAGCCTAATACCTGTATCATCTCTAACGGCTTTGCCGGTATGGGGATTGCCGTACCCGGTGCGATTGCGGCCAAACTGGCCTTCCCGGAACGCGCGATTGTTGCTGTCACCGGTGATGCCGGTTTTATGATGAACTCTCAAGAAATTGAGACCGCTTTACGTTGTAACACGCCTATTGTAATTTTGATTTGGAACGACAGCCAATACGGTTTAATTGAGTGGAAACAAAAACGTAAATATGGTCGTGCAGCTTATATTGATTTTCAAAATCCTGACTTTGTTCAGTATGCGCAATCTTTTGGTGCCAAGGGCTACCGTATAGAAGCCGCTGATCAACTGCTACCGGTGTTAAAACAAGCGCTAAAAGACAACACTGTTTCAATCATTGACTGTCCGGTCGATTATTCTCAAAATGACAGGCTCACACAATTATTAGGCAATGTTATTTCCGAATTGCAATCCTAG